A single window of Aphidius gifuensis isolate YNYX2018 linkage group LG1, ASM1490517v1, whole genome shotgun sequence DNA harbors:
- the LOC122854455 gene encoding uncharacterized protein LOC122854455, with amino-acid sequence MRLFDNTFKGKYKMNCGRVNRRNNRRRVGLWRRLLERNLWVRYHAMSRLEQEELEERSSREATVPVAANQDNTGDDDPAARLEQEELEQRLSGEPTVPVADNPDNTGDDDPAARLEQEELEQRLSGEPTVPVADNPDNTGNESNGSAMDHEQQNLPCTCPF; translated from the exons ATGAGGTTGTTTGATAATACTTTTAAaggaaaatacaaaatgaacTGTGGAAGAGTTAATAGAAGAAATAATAGAAGg cGTGTAGGTCTTTGGAGAAGACTCCTGGAACGGAATTTGTGGGTCCGATACCACGCAATGTCTAGGTTAGAGCAGGAGGAGCTGGAGGAGAGGTCATCCAGAGAAGCCACCGTCCCCGTTGCCGCTAACcaag ataacACTGGTGATGATGACCCAGCTGCCAGGTTAGAGCAAGAGGAGCTGGAGCAGAGGTTATCTGGAGAACCCACCGTCCCTGTTGCAGATAACCCag ataacACTGGTGATGATGACCCAGCTGCCAGGTTAGAGCAAGAGGAGCTGGAGCAAAGGTTATCTGGAGAACCCACCGTCCCTGTTGCAGATAACCCag ATAACACTGGTAATGAGAGCAATGGATCAGCAATGGATCATGag cagcaAAATTTGCCTTGTACATGtcctttttaa